ATACAGCAAACACAATTCTCCCATCGAGCATGCTGGCAGCAGCTCCTCACTGGCTGGACTCCAGGATTACTCAGCAGCTGTCCCAAGTATCCCCCATGAGGTGGTCCAGCTGGACCCTGAAGAGGATGTAAAACCACCGCCAGACCTCCCTGTTCTCTCCACGCACACAGGGCCAGGGCTGGATGGAGGCCAGGAGCAGGAGGGGGAGCAGGACTTGGGGAGCGTCCACGACTATGAAGCATCCCTGTCTCCCACACCTTCCTCTGTCAACATCCCCCTCTCCACCTCGCCGCTGCCCTTACGCCATAATCTCTACCCCAATGACATCTACCCGCATCACGAGCCTGACAGGTTTCGCCCTTTCCACTTAGCCAAAGAGGAGCACGAGTTGGTGTTAGCTAATCACAGGAAGGTTGCCATGTACCtggaagagaagagggagggacTAAAGAGGAAGCAAGAACTCGAGGAGGAACTTCTGAGAGCCAAGATCAAAGTGGAGAAACTAAAGGCTGCCCGACTGAGACATGGACTGCCAATTCCTCTATAATAAGCATGAATGCCACATCTTTGACCAATGCTAAAAA
This genomic stretch from Anabas testudineus chromosome 16, fAnaTes1.2, whole genome shotgun sequence harbors:
- the LOC113170958 gene encoding fibrinogen silencer-binding protein produces the protein MASSSVFLSSMVGKARSSNFTLSEKLDLLKLVRPHIRILEEHTNKHAVIVDKNKCWDTVAEQYNALGGDRPHRTAQGLRTLYKRLKESAKQEVMQRRHAQPEYRASISEPTKRIMEMIPHLFHHVPIHEKDQALRRLIYSKHNSPIEHAGSSSSLAGLQDYSAAVPSIPHEVVQLDPEEDVKPPPDLPVLSTHTGPGLDGGQEQEGEQDLGSVHDYEASLSPTPSSVNIPLSTSPLPLRHNLYPNDIYPHHEPDRFRPFHLAKEEHELVLANHRKVAMYLEEKREGLKRKQELEEELLRAKIKVEKLKAARLRHGLPIPL